The Diabrotica undecimpunctata isolate CICGRU unplaced genomic scaffold, icDiaUnde3 ctg00001767.1, whole genome shotgun sequence genomic sequence TTTAATTTTTACACATTGTGTATCTTTGTGTAATCTGTAAGTGTGTGGAGAGTTTGTCAGCGACTTAAACGGTGGATTAGTGAtttacttttgttttcaacatttttaatttttaacaaccGACTAATAATAATCTAAATGTTTTAGATACACCAGGGAAGTATTTGGACACTTCGATCTTTTACTTATAGTCCATGTGTCGCTTACCTCTGTCATAATGGGAGTACTGTGCTTTCAAATggtttttgaagaaaatatatcTGATaaattaagatattttcttcATTTAGGTGGATGGGTAGCAATGTTGTTTTTAACTTGTTATTATGGGCAACTTATTCTTACACAGGtaactattattaaatttataaataatttatttcttttatctcTTTTTTCTTGTAGCTTCATGTAGTTTATACTGAGTTACAATATGCTTCACAGAAATAGTTGTTTGGCAATTTTCGCACATTGGTAACACAGTttgcgtaaagaggtgtttatgggCTAAGTTGCTGTGTTACTGTACACTTTAGATTTCATTTTAGATTTCAAATCAAATGTAAATGGAATCCTGGATGAAGAATGTTGAGCACACTAATTGATCtacttctttattttcttttatattgtaATACGATGATCTATAAGGCGATTGGATTATTGGTATTTAAATGTTTGATAGTGTAAAGCGAGCTAAGCGAACCGGTaattatgagagacggggactgtttcgacCCTTTTATATGGATAACTGCTTGTAGTATCAACACAACTCTGCAATGTATGATGAAGTAATGggtttgaatttaaattttaggGATGTATTTAGTGTGAGAATGCTTGCACCAATACCGTCTGATGATTTGGATGTGTCAGtgtatatctcatatatatcTCATATCTTTATATTACTCACAAGTTAGTATAAATAAGAATACATCAGAACACGCGCGAGTGCGTGATTCTGCTATTGAGAGAGAAAACGGACCACTAGTGCCGATCACGCGCTAGCGCGTGATGTAAAAGAATTTGACAGAATTATGAAAATCTTTAAGATAATGATAGTAATAGCTTAAAAacacaatattaagaaataataactgTTTTAAATTTCATAAAACAAAATGGCTCCTAGCCGAGTTCCATCCGCTTCGATAGGCAGCGAATGTGTTAAGAAGAAGTCGTATTGCTTTAGACCAGGTTAACGGAAATACCGGGTTGTTTCATTTTATTCATAACATTAGTTTATTATTATACTTTTCTCGTAGttaaactttgataaaataatattaatagagtATATTTTCCAGAGCGAATTGATTGGAAATGCAGTATACAATTCTAAGTGGTATAACTGTCCTTCATCCTTACAGAAGTCAGTTTTGCTTATGATACTTCGTTCTCAAAGGCCATTGAAATTAACTGCTGCTTCTATCAGTACACTTTCTTTACAGACATTCCTATCGGTAATGTattcgtttttttatttaatttataaacaaaatgcATACTTTTATTATTACATACGTAGTAATTGTTACTTAACGAATTAGTTATAGCCCTTGGCATGTATTTCGTagttttgtttatgttttatatatttagcTTTATATACATAGTATATAATGTATAATTTCAGTATTCGTGAATCCCAACAAACCTGCTGTAGGATGCATATCTATATTTTAGTTTCGGACTTGATTTATATTTGCACGTCATTTACTTAATAAACTCTACTACTATTTCACTTCAATAATAACGGTGTACGCAATATACTATCGTGTAAACGTATTATGTATTTATTGTAGATAATAAACATTAATACTGGTTAGCCGAAACTTTCCGATTTGTCTGTATATCTGTAAtgtgtttgtatatatttatacatatcattaaACACGGGTAAAATAGTTTATTGTTCGAGAGAGATTCGTTAAACACCCATttagttttgtttaattaaacTAGGTCCAGCTAACGAATGAACTAGATATACACATTCGATTCGTAGATATTTAATGTTACTGCATGTGCTCAGCAGGATAAAACTAAGCGTGTTATGAAAATGTCTTTGCGTGAGGGCTAAACCAATAATTTGTGAAATGGTAAAGTTGCTGGTGTAAGCACATATTCATGAATGTTAGGGAAATAAGTCTTCCACTCACAATCCGTTATAGGTTTCATCAAAGTTGAAAAAAGAGAATGGGCTACCGAATTCgctgtttacaaacttttacagcATCTTTAGGCCCTCAAGAAACTAAGACTAAAATACATAATGTATATAAACAAATGTGTATATGAAAAAAGAAACGAACGATTATTTAAGTAGTACAGAGGACTTAATTAATGGTCAGTAGTGATGTAAAAAAAGTACCTAGCCGTTACAAAGTAACGGGCATTTGTCCAATAACCAAAGTACCGATTCCTCATTGTTAGAAATACTCTGTACTTTTGGTACAGATAACCATGCTAGTAAACTATGCGAaatacccttcttcttcttcaagtgccatctccgcggcggaggtcggcaatcatcatattcggacttttgagacggctgctctgaaaagttcatttgatgtacatccgtaccactctctcaggttgcgcagccatgacattctacgcctccctatgcttctctttccttggatctttccctgaataatcagttggagcaaggtgtatttctctccacgtgtaatatgtccgagaaaTACCCGGATGTCGgtaatacaaaacaaaacaaattctTGGTCTATTGGCATGTCAGTTGTTGGTTGTATCAATGTAAATCTACCCGTTCTACATCAATATCGTTCGATGGAATAAAAGTCCAAA encodes the following:
- the LOC140431713 gene encoding odorant receptor 13a-like, yielding FLIHINAQLQYLQSNILHMFDDTHNYLNIWESRVRFCTKYHIEIIRYTREVFGHFDLLLIVHVSLTSVIMGVLCFQMVFEENISDKLRYFLHLGGWVAMLFLTCYYGQLILTQSELIGNAVYNSKWYNCPSSLQKSVLLMILRSQRPLKLTAASISTLSLQTFLSIIKTAYSFFTLLLTMSK